The stretch of DNA CCGTAGTTGGTGAATCGGAGAATGCTGTTATCCAATCGGCTTACCAAACCGCAGGGTGTTTCCGTTCGGGTCGGTTACGTAAAATTCCCGTCTGCCCCAACTCTGGTCAATTGGTCCCTGATGAACAGGTGAATCTGCCTTCCCGGTTGTATCCAAACCCCGTTCGACGTATTTCTGGAATAACGCATCGACCTCATCCACCCGGATGTTTACGACACTT from Spirosoma montaniterrae encodes:
- a CDS encoding bleomycin resistance protein, with protein sequence MKLIPLFKCRNIREAIAFYTGILDFQLKYPEASADDGVVDLVQGEVELQLTVFEADSLFGSVVNIRVDEVDALFQKYVERGLDTTGKADSPVHQGPIDQSWGRREFYVTDPNGNTLRFGKPIG